In Rouxiella sp. WC2420, the following proteins share a genomic window:
- the recB gene encoding exodeoxyribonuclease V subunit beta — translation MTVIIPHKLNPLTLPLSGERLIEASAGTGKTFTLALLYLRLLLGLGGQAAFARRLTVEEILVVTFTEAATEELRGRIRSNIHELRLACIRKSSNNPMLAALMTEIADLSEAASTLLAAERQMDEAAIYTIHGFCQRMLMHNAFESGILFEQTLIQDEMPLRRQACADFWRRYCYPLPLDIARIISQEWSGPEALLADLSSYLHGEAPQLRFPPEQGETLESRHQRIVARLNDIKQQWLSAAADIEAIITQSGVDKRSYSTRFLPNWLVAVAAWASQSTESYTLPKELERFRQSVLLEKTKKGEPPQHAIFDAIDRLYEESLTIRDLVIARALTEIRQSIAEEKRQHAELGFDDLLSRLDNALQQPSGNLLAQAIRQRYPLAMIDEFQDTDPQQYRIFNCLYGNQPQCGLLLIGDPKQAIYAFRGADIFTYMRARSEVSSHYTMDTNWRSSVSMVRSVNQLFSRLASPFLFSQIPFISVQPASKNTALGFELHGKTQPGMQCWVQPGEGVGVNDYQQFMAAHCAAQIRDWLTAGQQQEAWLIEGEKRRSVQASDITILIRSRREAALIRDALSMLNIPSVYLSNRDSVFDTPEALDVLWLLQAVLTPEHERTLRSAMATGLMGLDALTLDALSQDEIAWDKLVDEFDSYRQRWMQRGVLPMLKNLIMQRHIAEDLLANPGGERRLTDLLHLGELLQEAAAQLDSEHALVRWLAQQIAQPDSQAQSQQLRLESDKHLVKVVTIHKSKGLEYPLVWLPFISNFRQQQRGLYHDRENFAALLDLSEDEQTLQLAEEERLAEDLRLLYVALTRSIYHCSIGIAPLIQGTRKKQGDTDLHLGALGYLVQNGQAGDAAYLAECLQNLADENVAVTAVEPIDSTVWIPPELKTPQLAAAHLTRTLADFWRVTSYSGLQQHGSALAQDLLPKLDVDAAGEQPQDSEPQMTAHSFPRGASPGTFLHSLFEEIDFSQPVDPEWLQEMLEAQGYSAEWLPILQEWVDTVLTTPLDDTGMSLSALEPAQHQSELQFYLPIDGLLKPQDLNALVQHYDALSAQCPPLNFQQVRGMLKGFIDLVYFWQGRYYLLDYKSNWLGEDSSAYTQSAMENAMAQHRYDLQYQLYTLALHRYLGHRLADYNYQQHFGGVVYLFLRGVDSNKPDNGIFRRRPDEEFIHSMDALFKGEQLPRLASLQQENAS, via the coding sequence ATGACAGTAATAATCCCGCACAAGCTTAATCCTCTGACTTTGCCGCTATCCGGCGAACGACTTATTGAGGCTTCTGCGGGCACTGGAAAAACGTTCACCCTGGCTCTGCTGTATTTGCGATTGCTATTGGGGCTGGGCGGGCAGGCAGCTTTCGCCCGCAGGTTAACGGTAGAAGAAATTCTGGTGGTGACCTTTACCGAAGCGGCAACCGAAGAGCTGCGTGGGCGCATCCGTAGCAATATTCATGAGCTAAGGCTTGCCTGTATTCGTAAATCCAGCAATAACCCAATGCTGGCGGCGTTAATGACTGAAATTGCTGACCTTTCTGAAGCTGCATCGACTTTATTGGCGGCAGAGCGGCAAATGGATGAGGCGGCAATTTACACCATTCACGGTTTCTGCCAGCGCATGTTGATGCACAATGCCTTTGAATCCGGGATCTTATTTGAGCAGACGCTGATACAAGACGAGATGCCGCTGCGTCGACAGGCCTGCGCCGATTTTTGGCGACGCTATTGTTACCCATTGCCGCTTGATATTGCTCGGATTATTTCTCAAGAGTGGAGCGGCCCTGAGGCGCTGTTAGCTGATTTGTCATCTTATCTCCACGGAGAGGCTCCACAATTGCGCTTTCCGCCGGAACAAGGGGAAACGCTGGAGAGCCGACATCAGCGAATTGTTGCGCGCCTGAATGATATCAAGCAACAGTGGTTATCCGCTGCGGCAGATATCGAGGCCATCATCACTCAGTCTGGGGTAGATAAACGCAGCTATAGTACTCGTTTTCTGCCCAACTGGCTGGTGGCCGTGGCTGCCTGGGCCTCGCAATCCACCGAAAGCTACACTTTGCCGAAGGAGCTTGAGCGTTTCCGGCAGTCGGTTCTGCTGGAGAAAACAAAAAAAGGCGAGCCGCCGCAGCATGCAATTTTTGACGCGATTGACCGGCTTTATGAAGAATCACTGACGATTCGCGATTTGGTGATTGCTCGCGCGCTCACCGAAATACGTCAGTCTATAGCCGAAGAAAAGCGTCAGCACGCCGAGTTGGGTTTTGATGATTTGCTGAGCCGTCTCGACAATGCCTTACAGCAGCCTTCTGGAAATCTATTGGCACAGGCGATCCGTCAGCGTTATCCACTGGCGATGATCGACGAATTTCAGGACACCGATCCACAACAATATCGCATCTTTAATTGCCTTTACGGTAATCAACCGCAGTGTGGACTGCTGCTGATCGGCGACCCAAAACAGGCAATTTATGCTTTCCGTGGCGCCGATATTTTTACCTATATGCGCGCACGCTCTGAGGTCAGTTCTCATTACACTATGGACACTAACTGGCGATCCTCGGTGTCGATGGTCAGGAGCGTGAACCAGCTATTTTCCCGGCTAGCGTCACCGTTTCTGTTTTCGCAAATTCCGTTTATATCCGTGCAACCTGCGTCAAAAAACACGGCGCTTGGTTTCGAGCTTCACGGCAAAACTCAACCGGGGATGCAGTGCTGGGTTCAGCCGGGAGAAGGCGTTGGGGTAAACGATTATCAGCAATTTATGGCGGCACACTGTGCGGCGCAGATCCGCGATTGGTTAACTGCTGGGCAGCAGCAGGAGGCGTGGTTAATCGAAGGCGAAAAACGTCGGTCGGTGCAGGCTTCTGACATCACAATTTTGATCCGCAGCCGTCGCGAAGCGGCATTAATCCGCGATGCGCTCAGCATGCTCAACATCCCTTCTGTTTATCTTTCAAATCGTGACAGTGTGTTTGATACTCCGGAAGCGCTCGATGTGCTTTGGCTGCTACAGGCGGTCTTGACGCCAGAACATGAAAGAACCCTGCGCAGTGCCATGGCAACCGGTTTGATGGGTTTGGATGCCTTGACGCTAGACGCGCTGAGTCAGGATGAGATCGCCTGGGACAAACTGGTAGACGAGTTTGACAGCTATCGTCAGCGCTGGATGCAACGCGGTGTATTACCGATGCTTAAAAACCTGATAATGCAGCGGCACATTGCCGAAGACCTGCTGGCAAATCCCGGGGGTGAACGGCGTTTGACCGATCTACTGCATCTGGGCGAACTATTGCAGGAAGCGGCGGCACAGCTCGACAGCGAGCATGCGTTGGTACGCTGGCTGGCACAGCAGATAGCGCAACCCGACTCTCAGGCCCAAAGCCAGCAGCTGCGTCTGGAAAGTGACAAACATCTAGTAAAAGTAGTCACAATCCATAAATCCAAAGGGTTGGAATACCCGCTGGTCTGGTTGCCATTTATCAGTAATTTCCGCCAGCAACAGCGGGGCCTGTATCACGATCGTGAAAATTTTGCCGCTTTGCTGGATCTAAGCGAGGATGAGCAAACTCTTCAGCTCGCCGAGGAGGAGCGTCTGGCAGAAGACTTGCGTCTGCTGTATGTCGCCCTGACTCGTTCGATCTATCACTGCAGTATCGGGATTGCGCCATTGATTCAGGGTACGCGCAAGAAGCAGGGTGACACCGACCTGCATCTTGGCGCTTTGGGTTATCTGGTTCAGAACGGGCAGGCGGGTGATGCGGCATATCTTGCAGAATGCCTGCAAAATCTGGCTGATGAAAACGTTGCCGTTACTGCCGTCGAACCGATTGATTCGACAGTCTGGATTCCGCCCGAGTTAAAGACGCCGCAGCTTGCCGCCGCGCACCTGACCCGGACTTTGGCCGATTTTTGGCGCGTTACCAGCTATTCCGGGCTACAACAGCACGGCTCGGCGCTGGCACAGGATCTGCTGCCAAAACTTGATGTTGATGCTGCCGGTGAACAACCGCAGGACAGCGAGCCGCAGATGACGGCGCATAGTTTTCCGCGTGGTGCGTCCCCCGGTACGTTCTTGCATAGCCTGTTCGAAGAAATTGATTTTAGCCAACCCGTCGACCCGGAGTGGTTGCAGGAGATGCTTGAGGCACAGGGTTATAGCGCTGAGTGGTTGCCGATTTTGCAAGAGTGGGTCGATACCGTATTGACCACGCCACTTGATGACACCGGTATGTCGCTTAGCGCTTTGGAACCTGCGCAACATCAGTCCGAATTGCAGTTTTATTTGCCTATCGACGGCCTGTTGAAACCGCAGGATCTCAACGCGTTGGTGCAGCATTACGATGCGCTGTCAGCACAGTGCCCACCGCTAAATTTCCAGCAAGTTCGTGGCATGCTAAAGGGCTTTATTGACCTGGTTTATTTCTGGCAGGGTCGTTATTACCTGCTTGATTATAAATCCAACTGGCTTGGCGAAGACAGCAGCGCATATACCCAGTCGGCCATGGAAAATGCCATGGCGCAGCATCGTTATGACTTGCAGTATCAGCTCTATACTCTGGCCCTGCACCGATATCTTGGGCATCGGTTGGCGGACTACAACTATCAACAACATTTTGGCGGCGTGGTGTACCTGTTTCTCCGAGGGGTCGATTCTAATAAGCCTGACAACGGCATTTTCCGTCGACGCCCCGATGAAGAGTTTATTCATTCGATGGACGCCCTGTTTAAAGGTGAGCAGTTGCCGAGGTTGGCATCCCTGCAACAGGAGAATGCATCATGA
- the tcdA gene encoding tRNA cyclic N6-threonylcarbamoyladenosine(37) synthase TcdA, with protein sequence MAAEYSEAYQQRFGGTARLYGQQALALFSAAHVCVIGIGGVGSWAAEALARTGIGAITLIDMDDVCVTNTNRQIHALRENVGQSKTEVMAQRILAINPECQVTCVDDFITPDNVAEMLNRNFSYVIDAIDSVRPKAALLSYCRRYKIPVVTTGGAGGQIDPTRIEVADLAKTIQDPLAAKLRERLKNDFNVTRNNKGKLGIDCVFSSEPLMYPQADGSVCASRATAEGPKRMDCESGFGAATMVTASFGFVAVSHVLKKMMAKAQREAAKPVALEATAALSALVHPSH encoded by the coding sequence ATGGCAGCAGAATACTCTGAGGCTTATCAACAACGTTTCGGCGGCACTGCACGTTTATATGGTCAGCAGGCCCTGGCGCTGTTTTCTGCTGCGCATGTTTGTGTGATCGGAATTGGTGGCGTTGGGTCGTGGGCGGCTGAAGCCTTGGCGCGAACTGGAATTGGCGCAATAACGCTGATTGATATGGACGATGTCTGTGTCACCAATACCAATCGCCAGATCCACGCACTGCGCGAAAACGTCGGTCAATCGAAGACCGAGGTAATGGCGCAGCGTATTCTGGCGATTAACCCGGAGTGTCAGGTCACCTGCGTGGATGATTTTATTACCCCGGATAATGTCGCGGAAATGCTGAATCGTAATTTCAGCTATGTAATTGATGCAATTGACAGCGTGCGTCCAAAAGCCGCGCTGCTTTCATACTGCCGTCGCTATAAAATCCCGGTGGTGACTACTGGTGGGGCAGGGGGGCAAATTGATCCAACTCGTATTGAAGTCGCCGATCTGGCAAAAACTATTCAGGATCCTTTGGCGGCGAAGCTGCGTGAACGCCTGAAGAACGACTTCAACGTCACCAGGAACAACAAAGGCAAGCTGGGTATCGACTGCGTATTCTCAAGCGAACCGCTGATGTATCCGCAGGCCGATGGCTCGGTTTGTGCTTCGCGCGCTACTGCCGAAGGCCCTAAACGCATGGACTGCGAGTCAGGATTTGGTGCCGCGACCATGGTCACGGCAAGCTTCGGTTTTGTTGCGGTATCACACGTATTGAAGAAGATGATGGCCAAGGCTCAGCGCGAGGCTGCTAAACCCGTCGCCCTTGAAGCTACAGCTGCGTTGTCTGCACTTGTTCACCCAAGTCATTAA
- the amiC gene encoding N-acetylmuramoyl-L-alanine amidase AmiC: protein MPDEQHNSGRRLLLQSAAATLLLSVSRIGMAASSHVVAVRVWPSSTYTRVTLESNYSLKYKQFRLQNPARLVVDISGIQLNSVLKELGQKITSTDPNIQQLRVGQFDTSTVRLVIELKQPISPHLFTLTPVAEFRHRLVIDLYPENNPQTSSDGESDDPLLALLEDYNRGNVARTLPPEKKKDGRAGHQRPIIIMLDPGHGGEDPGAIGKHKTREKDVVLQIARRLQKLIKQQPNMTVYMTRNEDIFIPLKVRVAKARKQRADLFISIHADAFTSRAARGSSVFALSTKGATSAAARFLAHTQNESDKIGGVSKSGDRYLDHTLFDLVQTASINDSLRFGKEVLTRIGKVNHLHKHKVDQAGFAVLKAPDIPSILVETAYISNLEEERKLRTAHFQQQIAESILAGIKAYFADGGMLARR, encoded by the coding sequence ATGCCTGACGAACAACATAATTCTGGCCGCCGCCTTCTCCTGCAAAGTGCTGCGGCAACCTTGTTGTTGAGCGTGAGTCGTATCGGTATGGCTGCCTCTTCGCATGTTGTTGCAGTCCGTGTCTGGCCTTCCTCGACCTATACCCGCGTTACTCTTGAATCCAACTATTCGCTCAAGTATAAGCAGTTTAGATTACAAAACCCTGCTCGACTGGTGGTGGATATTTCCGGAATTCAGCTTAACTCGGTGCTTAAAGAGCTGGGGCAGAAAATCACCTCAACGGATCCAAATATTCAGCAACTGCGGGTTGGGCAATTCGACACATCAACCGTTCGCCTGGTGATCGAGTTAAAGCAACCCATCAGCCCACATCTTTTTACCCTGACGCCAGTTGCAGAATTTCGTCATCGGCTGGTTATCGATCTTTATCCCGAGAATAATCCGCAAACCAGCAGTGATGGTGAGAGCGATGATCCGCTATTGGCGCTGCTTGAAGATTACAATCGAGGAAATGTTGCCAGGACCTTACCGCCAGAAAAGAAAAAGGATGGGAGGGCAGGGCATCAACGGCCAATTATTATTATGCTCGATCCCGGTCACGGCGGTGAGGATCCGGGAGCAATAGGTAAACATAAAACTCGTGAGAAAGACGTGGTGCTGCAAATTGCGCGGCGATTGCAAAAACTGATCAAGCAGCAGCCCAATATGACTGTCTATATGACTCGCAATGAGGATATTTTTATTCCATTGAAGGTCCGGGTTGCCAAGGCGCGCAAGCAGCGAGCCGATCTGTTTATTTCGATTCACGCCGACGCGTTTACCAGTCGCGCCGCACGAGGATCTTCTGTGTTCGCACTTTCGACCAAAGGGGCAACCAGTGCCGCCGCGCGTTTTTTAGCCCACACACAAAATGAGTCGGATAAAATAGGTGGAGTCAGTAAAAGCGGCGATCGCTATCTGGATCACACCTTATTCGATTTGGTGCAAACCGCCTCTATCAATGACAGCCTGAGGTTTGGTAAAGAGGTGCTAACTCGCATCGGCAAGGTCAATCATTTACACAAGCACAAAGTTGATCAGGCCGGGTTTGCAGTGTTGAAAGCGCCGGATATTCCATCAATTCTGGTTGAAACGGCTTACATCAGTAATCTTGAAGAAGAGCGTAAACTGCGAACTGCTCATTTCCAGCAGCAGATAGCCGAGTCGATTTTAGCAGGGATCAAAGCTTACTTCGCCGATGGCGGCATGCTGGCAAGGCGCTAG
- the recD gene encoding exodeoxyribonuclease V subunit alpha: MMALYEQAIALGALRALDVQFARMVAGNDPAIMLAAASLSAEAGRGHVCLRLSELQPDTLFEGRFPALASGLWQAAGEPDEAVWRELLARNPAVGDGSQATPIVLQQQRLYLQRMWQDEGQVAAFFINDEPNPLLALGEQGNELAVDEPRLRAVLDQLFGAAESDEVNWQKVAAAVAVTRRISIISGGPGTGKTTTVARLLAALVQLQSDRRLRIQLAAPTGKAAARLTESLGQASRQLDLTDEERGQFPDEASTLHRLLGAQPNSQRMRYHQGNPLHLDVLVVDEASMVDLPMMARLIAALPAKARVIFLGDRDQLASVEAGAVLGDICRFAEQGYSPARADQLQRLTGCLVEGNELEHPASVRDALCLLRKSYRFDASSGIGILAAAVNAGDSPLARRILSRNLADLGNFPLSETDDFKSLLDACVAGYRPYLQAVAASADPVVILKAFGDFQVLCALREGPFGLAGLNERIEQMLQRQGLIRRPIALGGRWYAGRPIMISRNDSALGLFNGDIGIALHNELGELRVYFQLPDGQIKSVQPSRLPIHDTAYAMTVHKSQGSEFEHTLLVLPNHFLPVLTRELVYTAITRAKRQLSLYSSEKVLGLAIRTPTQRRSGLVERLTAG; this comes from the coding sequence ATGATGGCGCTTTATGAACAGGCGATCGCTTTGGGCGCTTTACGTGCGCTGGATGTGCAGTTTGCTCGCATGGTAGCAGGAAATGATCCGGCGATAATGTTGGCGGCTGCCAGTCTTAGTGCCGAAGCCGGGCGCGGGCATGTTTGTCTTCGGTTAAGTGAATTACAACCCGATACGCTGTTTGAGGGGCGCTTTCCTGCTTTGGCCAGCGGCCTGTGGCAGGCTGCCGGTGAGCCAGATGAGGCGGTTTGGCGAGAGCTGCTTGCCCGTAATCCAGCGGTGGGGGACGGTAGTCAGGCCACCCCGATAGTCTTGCAGCAACAGCGGCTTTATCTGCAGCGTATGTGGCAGGATGAAGGCCAGGTTGCCGCATTCTTTATCAATGATGAGCCCAATCCTTTATTGGCGCTGGGTGAGCAGGGTAATGAACTGGCGGTGGATGAACCTCGCCTGCGAGCGGTGCTTGACCAGCTGTTTGGTGCTGCCGAAAGCGATGAGGTTAACTGGCAGAAAGTTGCCGCTGCGGTGGCAGTAACACGAAGAATTTCGATTATATCAGGCGGACCCGGTACCGGAAAAACTACCACCGTGGCCAGGTTATTAGCCGCGCTGGTACAGCTACAAAGTGACAGGCGCCTGCGTATTCAGCTTGCTGCGCCAACCGGCAAGGCTGCGGCAAGGCTGACTGAATCACTGGGGCAGGCCAGCCGTCAGCTTGATTTAACAGATGAAGAGCGTGGCCAGTTTCCTGATGAAGCCTCTACTCTGCACCGCCTGTTGGGTGCTCAGCCTAATAGCCAGAGGATGCGCTATCATCAGGGCAATCCACTGCACCTTGACGTGCTGGTAGTTGATGAGGCTTCGATGGTGGATCTGCCGATGATGGCGAGGCTGATTGCCGCGCTGCCTGCGAAGGCCAGGGTAATTTTTCTGGGTGACCGCGATCAGTTGGCATCAGTTGAAGCGGGTGCCGTGCTGGGTGATATCTGTCGTTTTGCGGAACAGGGTTACAGTCCCGCTCGCGCCGATCAGTTGCAACGTCTAACGGGTTGCCTGGTAGAGGGTAATGAACTGGAACATCCAGCCAGCGTGCGTGATGCGCTATGCCTGTTACGTAAGAGCTATCGCTTTGATGCCAGTTCGGGAATAGGCATTTTGGCGGCAGCGGTGAATGCCGGTGACAGCCCGTTGGCACGCCGGATTTTGTCACGTAATTTAGCCGATCTCGGCAATTTTCCGCTTAGCGAGACTGACGATTTTAAATCCCTGCTCGACGCCTGTGTTGCCGGTTACCGCCCTTATTTGCAGGCGGTAGCGGCGAGTGCCGATCCTGTGGTGATCTTAAAAGCTTTTGGTGATTTTCAAGTGCTCTGTGCCTTGCGCGAAGGCCCGTTTGGGCTAGCAGGTTTAAACGAGCGTATCGAGCAAATGTTGCAACGTCAGGGGTTAATTCGCCGACCGATAGCCCTCGGCGGTCGCTGGTATGCAGGTCGTCCAATAATGATCAGCCGCAACGACAGTGCTTTGGGATTATTTAATGGGGATATCGGAATTGCGTTACATAATGAGCTGGGTGAGTTAAGAGTTTATTTCCAACTGCCGGATGGGCAAATCAAGTCAGTACAGCCGAGCCGCTTGCCAATTCACGATACCGCCTATGCCATGACAGTGCATAAATCTCAGGGATCGGAGTTCGAGCATACGCTATTAGTTTTGCCTAATCATTTTTTACCAGTGCTGACGCGCGAGCTGGTCTATACCGCGATTACTCGAGCCAAGCGGCAGTTATCGCTGTATTCCAGTGAGAAAGTGCTGGGATTGGCAATTCGAACTCCAACACAGCGACGCAGTGGGTTAGTTGAGAGGCTAACAGCGGGTTAA
- the mltA gene encoding murein transglycosylase A: protein MKGRWTKYLLSGLVIAILAGCSSRPTDRGQQYKDGRLDNALEYVNQPNATGKAVNARDYADQVLEVQAASSTLYNRNNSNYSAIEQWARAGADTRTLSQYGISAYQMEGADNFGNVQFTGYYTPVVQARYTPQGEFQYPLYRMPPKARGGRLPDRASIYAGALSSRYAVAYTNSLMDNFMMEVQGSGYVDYGDGRPLTFFGYGGKNGHAYRSIGKILIDRGEVARQDMSMQAIRHWADTHSPAEVLELLEQNPSYVFFKPEPYTPVRGAAGVPLVAKASVASDRSLIPSGTTLLAEVPELNNEGKFTGRYHLRLMVALDVGGAIKGQHFDMYQGIGPQAAIPAGFYNHYGRVWVLKSSQAAQPFMTSYQEAPMSGGSQLVPADGAKNPFADN from the coding sequence ATGAAAGGACGTTGGACTAAGTATTTGCTGAGTGGACTGGTAATCGCCATTTTGGCTGGCTGTTCATCCCGCCCCACCGATCGGGGCCAGCAATATAAAGATGGGCGACTCGATAACGCGCTTGAGTATGTCAATCAGCCCAATGCGACCGGCAAAGCCGTCAATGCCAGAGATTACGCTGACCAGGTCTTGGAAGTGCAAGCCGCGTCTTCAACCTTATATAACCGTAACAACTCAAACTATAGTGCGATTGAGCAATGGGCTCGTGCTGGTGCCGACACTCGCACCCTGAGTCAGTACGGTATTAGTGCCTATCAAATGGAAGGTGCCGACAATTTCGGCAATGTGCAGTTCACTGGCTACTACACTCCGGTGGTACAGGCCCGTTATACTCCGCAGGGCGAATTCCAGTATCCGCTTTATCGTATGCCGCCAAAGGCACGCGGCGGCCGTTTACCTGACCGCGCCTCTATCTATGCCGGTGCCCTGAGCAGCCGTTACGCGGTTGCCTATACCAATTCCCTGATGGACAACTTCATGATGGAGGTGCAGGGCAGTGGTTATGTTGATTACGGCGACGGTCGTCCGTTGACCTTCTTCGGCTACGGCGGCAAAAACGGCCATGCGTATCGCAGTATCGGTAAAATCCTTATCGACCGTGGCGAAGTCGCGCGTCAGGATATGTCGATGCAGGCAATTCGTCATTGGGCCGATACTCACAGCCCGGCCGAGGTTCTCGAGCTGCTGGAACAAAATCCTTCTTACGTGTTCTTCAAACCTGAGCCTTACACCCCTGTTCGCGGCGCGGCGGGCGTTCCATTGGTGGCCAAGGCATCAGTAGCATCAGACCGTTCCCTGATCCCTTCAGGTACCACGCTGCTGGCTGAAGTACCCGAGCTGAATAACGAAGGCAAATTTACCGGCAGATACCATCTGCGCCTGATGGTGGCGCTGGACGTAGGTGGCGCGATTAAAGGGCAACATTTCGATATGTATCAAGGAATTGGTCCCCAAGCCGCGATTCCGGCAGGATTTTATAATCACTATGGCCGCGTATGGGTGTTAAAATCGTCGCAGGCCGCCCAGCCGTTTATGACCTCTTATCAGGAGGCACCGATGAGCGGTGGGTCCCAGCTGGTACCGGCTGATGGGGCCAAGAATCCTTTTGCAGACAATTAA
- the argA gene encoding amino-acid N-acetyltransferase encodes MKERSTELVQGFRHSVPYINAHRGKTFVIMLSGEAIEHENFTNIVNDIGLLHSLGIRLVVVYGARPQIDSNLAEHGYEPTYHKNTRVTDARALELVKQAAGLLQLDITARLSMSLNNTPLQGAHINVVSGNFIIAQPLGVDDGVDYCHSGRIRRIDEEAIHRQLDNNAIVLLGPVAVSVTGESFNLVSEEVATQLAVKLKAEKMIGFGAEQGVSDEDGNIISELFPNDAQIFIDKIEDVGEYHSETVRFLRGAVKACRSGVRRSHLISYQEDGALIQELFSRDGIGTQVVMESSEQVRRATINDIGGILELIRPLEQQGILVRRSREQLEMEIDKFTIIERDNLTIACAALYPFLDEKIGEMACVAVHPDYRSSSRGEMLLKRVASHARQMGLTKLFVLTTRSIHWFQERGFKPADVDVLPIQKQEMYNYQRRSKILIADL; translated from the coding sequence GTGAAGGAACGAAGCACTGAATTGGTCCAAGGTTTTCGCCACTCAGTTCCCTACATCAATGCTCACCGGGGTAAGACTTTCGTTATCATGCTCAGTGGTGAGGCCATCGAACATGAGAATTTCACAAACATAGTCAATGATATCGGGCTGTTACATAGCCTGGGGATTAGGCTGGTTGTGGTTTATGGCGCACGTCCACAAATCGACAGCAACCTTGCCGAGCATGGCTATGAGCCGACTTATCACAAGAATACTCGCGTTACCGATGCCCGTGCTCTGGAGTTGGTGAAACAGGCTGCCGGACTTTTGCAGCTCGATATTACGGCTCGTCTGTCGATGAGTCTGAACAATACGCCGCTGCAAGGCGCGCATATCAACGTCGTCAGCGGCAACTTTATCATTGCGCAGCCGCTTGGGGTTGATGACGGCGTGGATTATTGCCACAGCGGCCGCATCCGCCGTATCGATGAAGAGGCGATCCATCGTCAGCTCGACAACAATGCCATCGTGCTGCTGGGTCCCGTTGCTGTTTCTGTGACCGGAGAAAGTTTTAATCTGGTGTCCGAAGAAGTGGCGACCCAGCTGGCTGTTAAACTTAAAGCAGAAAAAATGATTGGCTTTGGCGCCGAGCAGGGTGTTAGCGACGAAGATGGCAATATTATTTCCGAACTGTTCCCCAATGATGCGCAAATTTTCATCGACAAGATTGAAGACGTTGGCGAGTATCATTCAGAAACCGTGCGTTTCCTGCGCGGGGCGGTTAAAGCCTGCCGCAGCGGCGTGCGTCGCAGTCATTTGATCAGCTATCAGGAAGACGGTGCGCTTATACAGGAGCTGTTCTCGCGCGACGGTATTGGTACACAAGTCGTGATGGAAAGCTCTGAACAAGTGCGCCGAGCGACTATCAACGACATTGGCGGAATACTGGAATTAATCCGCCCTCTTGAACAGCAGGGTATTTTGGTACGCCGTTCTCGCGAGCAGTTGGAAATGGAAATCGACAAATTTACCATCATTGAACGAGATAACCTGACCATCGCCTGTGCGGCACTGTATCCGTTCCTTGATGAGAAAATTGGCGAGATGGCCTGCGTTGCCGTTCATCCCGACTATCGCAGTTCTTCGCGCGGGGAAATGCTGTTGAAACGCGTTGCGAGTCACGCCAGGCAAATGGGCCTGACCAAGCTGTTCGTTTTGACTACGCGCAGCATTCACTGGTTCCAGGAGCGTGGCTTCAAACCTGCAGACGTTGATGTGCTGCCGATTCAAAAGCAGGAAATGTACAACTATCAGCGTCGTTCCAAGATCCTGATTGCCGACCTGTAA
- the csdE gene encoding cysteine desulfurase sulfur acceptor subunit CsdE — MLAPHPFGYQITESSLIEKFSHFRLWEDRYRQLVQLAKALPPLEISLKIADIELFGCENRVWLGFEKLDNGGIHFYGDSEGRIVKGLLAVLLTAVEGKTAEEILNQDPLALFDTLQLREQLSSSRASGLAALAQGVKTIARACL, encoded by the coding sequence ATGTTAGCCCCGCATCCTTTTGGATACCAAATCACCGAATCCTCTTTAATAGAGAAATTCTCCCATTTTCGCCTGTGGGAAGACCGTTACCGTCAGCTGGTGCAACTAGCCAAGGCGCTACCACCGCTGGAAATATCGTTGAAAATCGCCGATATTGAACTATTTGGCTGCGAAAATCGCGTTTGGTTAGGGTTTGAAAAGTTGGACAACGGCGGTATTCATTTTTACGGCGACAGCGAAGGCCGAATCGTTAAAGGCCTGCTGGCCGTATTATTAACCGCGGTCGAGGGGAAAACGGCAGAGGAAATCCTGAATCAGGATCCCTTGGCATTATTCGATACTCTGCAATTGCGCGAACAGCTGAGCAGCAGCCGCGCCAGCGGGTTGGCCGCACTTGCGCAAGGCGTGAAAACTATCGCCCGCGCCTGCTTATAA